Proteins from a genomic interval of Halomonas alkaliantarctica:
- a CDS encoding LysR family transcriptional regulator produces the protein MQHWSRIEAFIEVVRLGTFSAAARHLKVSTSHISRLVSQLENQLGVQLLYRTTRQIRLTDAGATYVEHCRHLFDGLRDAEQALSELQDKPNGLLKLTSATTFGERFIAPLVNDFQCLHTQLDVHMHFTNRPVELIEEGYDIAIRMGVLKDSSLIARRLCDRREYVVGSQRYFRQAPRPHTLSELNQHRCLIGSRPNWLFEVNGQRREVRVEGRWSGNSGPALLDAALKGLGLAQLPDYYVGPYLASGELVAVLAPFQHHDTAVWAVYPRHRHLSPKIRQLVDYLAANIDSLLPSNPLT, from the coding sequence ATGCAGCACTGGAGCCGTATCGAAGCCTTTATTGAGGTCGTGCGTTTAGGCACGTTCTCTGCTGCGGCCCGCCACCTGAAGGTATCGACCTCACATATTAGCCGCCTGGTCAGTCAGCTCGAAAACCAGCTGGGCGTGCAGTTGCTCTATCGCACCACCCGCCAGATCCGCTTAACCGATGCGGGCGCTACCTACGTTGAACACTGTCGCCATCTATTTGATGGGCTACGCGATGCCGAGCAGGCGCTTAGTGAACTCCAGGACAAGCCCAATGGACTGCTTAAACTCACCTCCGCCACCACCTTCGGCGAGCGCTTTATCGCCCCATTGGTTAATGACTTTCAGTGTTTACATACGCAGTTGGATGTTCACATGCATTTTACTAACCGGCCGGTGGAACTGATTGAGGAGGGCTACGATATTGCCATTCGGATGGGGGTGTTAAAGGATTCCAGCCTGATCGCCAGACGCCTATGCGATCGCCGCGAGTATGTCGTCGGCTCACAGCGCTATTTTCGCCAAGCACCGCGCCCCCATACGTTGAGCGAGCTTAACCAGCATCGCTGCCTGATTGGCTCACGGCCCAACTGGCTGTTTGAAGTGAACGGCCAACGCCGCGAGGTGCGTGTAGAGGGGCGCTGGAGCGGTAATTCGGGCCCTGCTTTATTAGATGCCGCACTTAAAGGGCTCGGGCTTGCACAACTGCCCGACTACTATGTTGGCCCCTACTTGGCCAGCGGAGAACTGGTGGCAGTGCTTGCGCCTTTTCAGCACCATGATACCGCCGTTTGGGCAGTGTACCCTCGCCACCGTCACCTATCGCCTAAAATCCGCCAACTGGTCGACTATTTGGCCGCCAACATTGACAGTTTATTGCCCAGCAACCCGCTGACCTAG
- a CDS encoding L-serine ammonia-lyase: MAISVFDLFRIGIGPSSSHTVGPMRASRDFALALGNKHVTRLVIRLHGSLAATGVGHGTDQAVIMGLMGEAPESIDPDTIASRLKLLEEGEPLVLANGQQVAFERHNDVEWDETCLPFHPNAMVLSAYCGDALMATNTFYSLGGGFYVDQAKADQGEVGEDATELPYPFNTAAELLALCKQHHLRISQLMLENEKAWRSEATIREELKTIWRAMSDSIENGLRATGHLPGGLNVRRRAQLLHQQLLHPPANQRLIVSSFTVMDWVNVFALAVNEENAAGRRMVTAPTNGAAGIVPAVLAYYLKFEPDASEADVVDFLLTAGAVGILCKKNASISGAEVGCQGEVGSACAMAAAGLAEVLGGSPGQVENAAEIGLEHNLGLTCDPVGGLVQVPCIERNAIASVKAINAARMAMHGDGEHFISLDKVIRTMRDTGRDMQDKYKETSKGGLAVNAIEC, from the coding sequence ATGGCTATTAGTGTGTTTGATCTTTTCCGAATTGGCATTGGGCCCTCAAGCTCCCATACGGTGGGGCCAATGCGTGCGTCCCGCGACTTTGCTCTGGCGCTTGGCAATAAGCACGTCACCCGGCTGGTGATAAGGCTGCACGGTTCACTTGCCGCTACCGGCGTGGGACATGGCACCGATCAGGCAGTAATTATGGGTCTGATGGGCGAAGCGCCTGAAAGCATCGATCCAGACACCATAGCTTCGCGGTTAAAACTCCTCGAAGAGGGAGAGCCACTAGTGCTTGCCAATGGGCAGCAGGTCGCTTTTGAGCGCCATAACGATGTCGAGTGGGATGAGACCTGCCTGCCTTTTCACCCCAATGCTATGGTGCTGAGCGCTTATTGTGGAGACGCGCTGATGGCGACCAATACGTTTTACTCCCTTGGCGGCGGTTTCTATGTCGATCAAGCGAAGGCCGATCAAGGCGAGGTTGGCGAAGACGCTACTGAACTGCCTTACCCCTTCAATACGGCGGCCGAGCTGCTCGCATTATGCAAGCAGCATCATCTGCGCATTAGCCAATTGATGCTTGAAAATGAAAAAGCCTGGCGTAGCGAAGCGACCATTCGTGAGGAGCTAAAGACCATTTGGCGCGCCATGAGCGACAGCATCGAGAATGGCCTGCGCGCCACTGGCCATTTGCCGGGCGGATTAAATGTCCGCCGTCGTGCGCAGTTGCTCCATCAGCAGTTGCTTCATCCACCGGCTAATCAGCGCCTGATCGTGTCGAGTTTTACCGTCATGGATTGGGTCAACGTATTCGCGCTGGCGGTAAATGAAGAGAACGCCGCCGGGCGGCGGATGGTCACTGCGCCAACCAACGGCGCAGCGGGTATTGTGCCCGCCGTATTGGCGTACTACTTGAAGTTTGAGCCCGACGCTAGCGAAGCCGATGTGGTGGACTTTCTGCTGACCGCCGGGGCAGTAGGCATTTTATGCAAAAAGAACGCTTCCATTTCCGGTGCGGAGGTGGGGTGCCAGGGTGAAGTGGGCTCCGCTTGCGCCATGGCGGCCGCCGGGCTTGCCGAAGTGCTAGGTGGCTCGCCGGGGCAGGTGGAGAACGCCGCTGAGATTGGCTTAGAGCATAACCTCGGCTTGACCTGCGACCCGGTCGGCGGGCTTGTTCAAGTGCCTTGCATAGAGCGCAATGCAATTGCCTCTGTCAAAGCTATTAATGCCGCGCGTATGGCGATGCACGGTGATGGCGAGCACTTTATATCGCTGGATAAAGTGATTCGCACCATGCGCGATACTGGCCGCGATATGCAGGATAAATATAAAGAGACATCTAAGGGCGGGCTCGCCGTTAATGCCATCGAGTGCTAG
- the rpoD gene encoding RNA polymerase sigma factor RpoD produces the protein MAGNAQQQSRLKELIARGKEQGYLTYAEVNDHLPEDIADPDQVEDIIGMINDMGISVAEEAPDEDTLMMSDQSTDESAAEEAVAALAAVESDVGRTTDPVRMYMREMGTVELLTREGEIEIAKRIEEGTREVMSSLAYLPGAVASILDAYDATQDEEAPGRLSDLFSGFIDPDEGIPGVAEAEVPEPEPEAEIDDDVEGDGDDEDEDSTASEGGPDPEEARARFEQIREQNALVEAAFAKHGRGSAELKSEQARLAVLFSPIKLVPKHFERLVGQVRISVEQVRAQEKAVMQLCVKKAKVPRKTFIKSFPGNESRKTWLDDFQAAQSKYADRLEPLRADIARAQRKIAFEEDMVQLSVADLKEVNRKLSIGEAKARRAKKEMVEANLRLVISIAKKYTNRGLQFLDLIQEGNIGLMKAVDKFEYRRGYKFSTYATWWIRQAITRSIADQARTIRIPVHMIETINKLNRVSRQMLQEMGREPTPEELGERLEMPEDKVRKVLKIAKEPISMETPIGDDDDSHLGDFIEDGTMLLPIDMATGEGLIEATRNVLGGLTAREAKVLRMRFGIDMNTDHTLEEVGKQFDVTRERIRQIEAKALRKLRHPSRSEPLRSFLDE, from the coding sequence ATGGCTGGAAATGCGCAGCAGCAGTCGCGTCTGAAGGAGTTGATCGCTCGAGGCAAGGAACAGGGCTACCTGACCTATGCCGAGGTCAACGACCATCTACCCGAGGATATCGCCGACCCGGATCAAGTGGAAGACATCATTGGCATGATCAACGACATGGGTATAAGTGTCGCTGAAGAAGCGCCAGATGAAGACACTTTGATGATGTCGGATCAATCCACGGACGAGTCCGCTGCGGAAGAGGCCGTAGCGGCCCTTGCCGCCGTGGAAAGCGATGTAGGCCGCACCACTGACCCCGTGCGCATGTACATGCGTGAAATGGGCACGGTTGAGCTTCTGACCCGAGAAGGCGAAATTGAAATCGCCAAACGGATCGAAGAGGGCACCCGAGAAGTGATGTCGTCTCTGGCCTATTTGCCGGGAGCCGTCGCGTCTATTCTTGACGCCTATGACGCCACCCAGGATGAAGAAGCGCCGGGGCGTCTTTCGGATCTGTTTTCTGGTTTTATCGATCCCGATGAGGGCATTCCCGGCGTTGCCGAAGCAGAAGTGCCCGAGCCGGAGCCTGAAGCCGAAATTGACGACGACGTGGAAGGCGACGGCGACGATGAGGACGAAGACTCCACGGCCAGCGAGGGCGGCCCGGATCCCGAAGAGGCGCGTGCGCGTTTCGAGCAGATTCGCGAGCAGAACGCCTTAGTCGAAGCGGCATTTGCTAAGCATGGTCGCGGTAGTGCTGAGCTCAAAAGTGAGCAGGCGCGCTTGGCAGTGCTTTTCTCGCCCATCAAGCTGGTGCCAAAGCACTTTGAGCGCTTGGTCGGTCAGGTGCGTATCAGCGTTGAGCAAGTGCGTGCCCAAGAGAAAGCGGTCATGCAGCTGTGCGTGAAAAAAGCCAAGGTGCCGCGTAAGACGTTTATCAAGTCGTTTCCTGGCAACGAGTCGCGCAAAACCTGGCTGGATGATTTCCAGGCAGCGCAGAGCAAGTACGCCGACCGCCTTGAGCCGCTGCGCGCCGATATTGCCCGCGCCCAGCGCAAGATCGCCTTCGAAGAGGATATGGTGCAGCTCTCGGTTGCCGACCTTAAAGAGGTGAATCGCAAGCTCTCGATTGGCGAGGCGAAAGCGCGCCGTGCCAAAAAAGAGATGGTTGAGGCTAACCTGCGCTTGGTGATCTCGATCGCCAAGAAATACACCAACCGTGGTTTGCAGTTCTTGGATCTCATCCAGGAAGGCAACATCGGCTTGATGAAAGCAGTCGATAAGTTCGAATACCGCCGTGGCTATAAGTTCTCTACCTATGCCACCTGGTGGATTCGTCAGGCAATTACCCGCTCGATTGCCGATCAGGCGCGCACCATCCGTATCCCGGTGCACATGATTGAGACGATCAACAAGCTCAATCGCGTATCGCGCCAGATGTTGCAGGAAATGGGCCGTGAGCCAACGCCGGAGGAGCTCGGCGAACGCTTGGAAATGCCGGAAGATAAAGTACGCAAGGTGCTCAAAATTGCCAAAGAGCCGATCTCCATGGAGACGCCGATTGGTGACGATGATGATTCACATCTGGGCGACTTTATCGAAGATGGCACTATGTTGCTGCCGATCGATATGGCCACGGGTGAAGGTCTTATCGAAGCCACGCGTAACGTATTGGGCGGTTTGACCGCCCGCGAAGCGAAAGTGTTGCGCATGCGTTTCGGTATTGATATGAACACCGACCATACGCTGGAAGAGGTGGGCAAACAGTTTGACGTAACCCGCGAGCGAATTCGTCAGATAGAAGCCAAAGCGCTGCGTAAGCTGCGTCACCCCAGCCGCTCCGAGCCGCTGCGTTCGTTTCTTGACGAGTGA
- the dnaG gene encoding DNA primase, producing MAGQIPQRFIDDLLGRVDVVEVVGERVQLKKAGRNYSGLCPFHQEKTPSFTVSADKQFYHCFGCGANGNALRFLMEYDKLPFPEAVEQLAGRLGIEVPREGVDDPRAQQREKKRKEGVNLLELAASFYRERLKMQEGQSAQRYLSGRGLSDDVIKTYGIGYAPAGWEALKQHLSERGVGEPVQVEYGLLIHREDTGRTYDRFRDRVMFPIRDLRGRTIAFGGRVMGDDQPKYLNSPETPVFHKGRELYGLYEARQASNKLEQLVMVEGYMDVVALAQYGIHNAVATLGTATTEDHLTRLFRLVSRVVFCFDGDRAGRQAASRALETALPQMIDGREARFLFLPEGDDPDTLVRREGAEAFQDRVTCAMPLSEFLFEQASQGRDLNTVEGRERFASQVLEALNKVPEGMLKSLLLESLAQRSGLAQEQLKVLLEKRAQASQRHASQRQVEQEEPDSASSEMHGAVLAAPAHSSRSRSQALSPVGRIVQLLLHEPNLVTSLPDHLEWLPEDDDAPLCRELIALLKAGRYRSPQVVLAHFQGSQQGQALAVFAKRELLIPKADREAELKGLVEHLQYVQRQRSPQEEYMALLAQERAGQKLDKEQRQRLASLVMELAQRQ from the coding sequence ATGGCAGGCCAAATTCCACAGCGTTTCATTGATGACCTGTTAGGCCGCGTTGACGTGGTCGAGGTGGTTGGTGAGCGTGTGCAGCTTAAAAAGGCTGGCCGCAACTACTCGGGGCTATGTCCCTTCCATCAAGAGAAAACTCCATCGTTTACCGTCAGTGCTGATAAGCAGTTTTATCACTGCTTTGGCTGCGGAGCTAATGGTAATGCACTACGCTTCTTGATGGAGTACGACAAGCTACCGTTTCCTGAGGCGGTAGAGCAACTGGCCGGGCGCCTGGGTATTGAAGTGCCGCGTGAAGGCGTCGATGACCCGCGTGCCCAGCAGCGCGAAAAGAAGCGCAAAGAGGGCGTTAACCTGCTAGAACTCGCCGCGAGTTTTTATCGCGAGCGATTAAAAATGCAGGAGGGCCAGTCCGCCCAGCGCTATCTTTCGGGTCGTGGACTTTCGGATGATGTAATCAAGACCTATGGCATCGGCTATGCTCCGGCGGGTTGGGAGGCGCTCAAACAGCACCTCAGCGAGCGAGGTGTCGGTGAGCCGGTACAGGTGGAGTACGGCCTGCTGATTCATCGTGAAGATACCGGGCGTACCTACGACCGCTTTCGTGATCGGGTAATGTTCCCGATTCGCGATTTGCGTGGGCGTACCATCGCTTTCGGTGGTCGAGTGATGGGCGATGATCAGCCCAAATACCTCAACTCACCGGAAACGCCCGTGTTCCATAAAGGTCGTGAGCTTTACGGCTTGTATGAGGCGCGCCAAGCCTCGAACAAGCTTGAGCAACTGGTCATGGTCGAAGGCTATATGGATGTGGTGGCGCTGGCGCAATACGGTATTCATAACGCCGTGGCGACGCTGGGTACTGCGACCACGGAAGACCATTTGACCCGCCTGTTTCGATTGGTGAGTCGCGTAGTGTTCTGTTTCGACGGTGACCGTGCGGGAAGACAGGCGGCTAGCCGGGCGCTGGAAACCGCACTGCCGCAAATGATTGATGGACGCGAAGCGCGCTTTCTGTTTCTGCCTGAAGGCGATGACCCGGACACCCTGGTGCGCCGTGAAGGTGCCGAGGCATTTCAGGATCGTGTGACCTGCGCCATGCCGCTGTCGGAGTTTCTGTTTGAGCAAGCTTCCCAGGGACGCGACTTAAATACAGTGGAAGGGCGCGAGCGATTTGCCAGTCAGGTGCTTGAAGCATTGAACAAAGTGCCCGAAGGCATGCTCAAATCGCTACTGCTGGAGTCATTGGCGCAGCGTAGCGGGCTGGCGCAAGAGCAGTTGAAAGTACTGCTCGAAAAGCGTGCCCAAGCGTCGCAGCGCCATGCTTCGCAGAGGCAGGTGGAGCAGGAGGAGCCCGATTCGGCATCATCAGAGATGCACGGTGCGGTATTGGCAGCGCCAGCCCACTCATCGCGCTCACGTTCCCAGGCGCTCTCCCCGGTTGGGCGTATCGTGCAGCTGTTGCTGCATGAACCCAATTTGGTGACTTCGCTCCCGGATCATTTGGAGTGGCTGCCGGAAGATGATGACGCACCGCTATGCAGAGAGCTGATCGCATTGCTAAAGGCGGGGCGCTACCGCAGCCCGCAAGTAGTGTTGGCGCATTTTCAAGGCAGTCAGCAGGGGCAGGCATTGGCGGTCTTTGCTAAGCGCGAGCTGCTGATTCCCAAGGCAGATCGGGAAGCAGAGCTGAAAGGTTTGGTGGAGCACTTGCAGTACGTTCAGCGTCAGCGTTCTCCTCAAGAGGAGTACATGGCGTTGCTGGCGCAGGAGCGCGCCGGGCAAAAGTTAGATAAGGAGCAGCGCCAGCGTTTGGCAAGCCTGGTAATGGAGCTTGCACAGCGTCAATGA
- the rpsU gene encoding 30S ribosomal protein S21, which produces MPSVKVRDNEPFDVALRRFKRSCEKAGVLSEVRRREHYEKPTAERKRKAAAAVKRHAKKVQREQKRFERLY; this is translated from the coding sequence ATGCCTTCTGTAAAAGTACGTGATAACGAGCCGTTTGACGTCGCCCTGCGTCGCTTCAAGCGTTCTTGCGAAAAAGCCGGTGTTCTTTCTGAAGTACGCCGCCGCGAGCACTATGAGAAGCCGACTGCTGAGCGTAAACGCAAAGCGGCAGCTGCCGTAAAACGCCACGCTAAGAAAGTGCAGCGTGAGCAAAAGCGTTTCGAACGGCTCTATTGA
- the tsaD gene encoding tRNA (adenosine(37)-N6)-threonylcarbamoyltransferase complex transferase subunit TsaD, which translates to MRVLGIETSCDETGVAIYDTSLTGGQGLLADALYSQIAMHAEFGGVVPELASRDHTRKLLPLIEQVLSDARLTRHDLDGITYTAGPGLVGALMVGASTAHGMARALNIPVLGVHHMEGHLLAPMLEDEPPEFPFVALLVSGGHTQLVEVQGLGRYQLLGESVDDAAGEAFDKAAKMLGLAYPGGPQVAKLAEQGDPKRFRFPRPMTDRPGLDFSFSGLKTHTMTAIRQLEAARELDAQARTDVARAFEEAVVDTLVIKCRRALDQTGLKRLVVAGGVSANHRLRERLHAECEKRQARAYYPRGRFCTDNGAMIAYVGAQRLAAGEYDTPGMMQATPRWPLDQLAPPETSNS; encoded by the coding sequence ATGCGAGTTCTGGGCATTGAAACATCCTGCGACGAAACAGGTGTCGCGATTTACGACACCTCGTTAACCGGCGGCCAGGGGCTGCTGGCCGATGCGCTGTATAGCCAAATCGCCATGCATGCAGAATTTGGCGGCGTAGTGCCCGAACTCGCCTCTCGTGATCACACCCGCAAACTGCTGCCGCTGATTGAGCAGGTGCTCAGTGACGCCAGGCTGACGCGCCACGACCTGGATGGCATCACCTATACCGCCGGCCCCGGCTTGGTCGGCGCATTAATGGTGGGTGCCAGTACGGCCCATGGAATGGCCCGCGCCTTGAACATACCAGTGCTCGGCGTACACCATATGGAAGGCCATTTATTGGCACCGATGTTGGAAGACGAGCCACCCGAGTTCCCTTTCGTGGCGCTGCTGGTCTCCGGCGGCCATACCCAGCTCGTCGAAGTTCAGGGACTGGGGCGTTATCAACTGCTCGGCGAATCGGTGGATGACGCCGCCGGCGAAGCATTTGATAAAGCTGCCAAGATGCTCGGACTGGCCTATCCAGGTGGCCCTCAGGTCGCCAAGTTAGCGGAACAGGGTGACCCCAAACGCTTTCGCTTTCCGCGCCCCATGACCGACCGACCGGGACTCGACTTCAGTTTTTCGGGCTTAAAAACCCATACCATGACGGCTATCCGCCAGTTGGAAGCAGCCCGCGAACTCGACGCTCAGGCCCGCACCGACGTTGCCCGCGCTTTTGAAGAGGCCGTTGTCGATACGCTGGTGATTAAGTGCCGTCGAGCGCTGGATCAAACTGGTTTGAAGCGCTTAGTGGTGGCGGGAGGAGTGAGCGCCAATCATCGCCTGCGCGAACGACTGCACGCTGAGTGTGAAAAACGTCAGGCCCGCGCCTACTATCCGCGCGGGCGGTTCTGTACGGACAATGGCGCCATGATTGCCTATGTAGGCGCTCAACGCCTGGCGGCGGGCGAGTACGACACGCCGGGGATGATGCAGGCGACGCCCCGCTGGCCGCTGGATCAACTGGCGCCTCCAGAAACCTCTAACAGCTAG
- the plsY gene encoding glycerol-3-phosphate 1-O-acyltransferase PlsY, translated as MVWIVVGYLSGSWLAAISVCRLAGVGDPRLHGSFNPGFSNVLRLYGPRIAAATLLLDALKAMPAVLGAKLMSSPVWLQGLVGLAVLLGHSFPLWHGFRGGKAVASSFGVLLVLVPQVALLSAAIWTLLAWRLKTAALASLVSALVAPIACGWLAPEYVMVVGGFSLLVLARHGLNIRRLRRGEEPPFRGS; from the coding sequence ATGGTATGGATAGTGGTGGGTTATTTAAGCGGCAGTTGGCTGGCAGCGATAAGCGTTTGCCGCCTGGCTGGCGTGGGCGACCCCCGACTACACGGCTCATTTAATCCAGGCTTTTCCAACGTACTACGCCTTTATGGCCCCCGCATAGCCGCAGCGACACTCCTCTTAGACGCCTTAAAAGCCATGCCCGCTGTTCTTGGCGCAAAGCTGATGAGCTCCCCGGTCTGGCTGCAGGGCCTGGTGGGGTTGGCAGTGTTACTAGGTCACAGCTTTCCACTGTGGCATGGCTTTCGTGGTGGTAAGGCGGTCGCCAGCTCGTTCGGCGTCCTGTTGGTATTGGTGCCGCAGGTGGCGCTACTGAGTGCTGCGATATGGACGCTGCTAGCGTGGCGACTCAAAACGGCGGCGCTGGCCTCGCTAGTGAGCGCACTCGTGGCACCGATTGCCTGTGGCTGGTTAGCGCCGGAGTACGTCATGGTGGTGGGAGGGTTCAGCCTGCTGGTGTTGGCCCGCCACGGGCTTAATATTCGCCGCCTGCGACGCGGTGAAGAGCCGCCGTTTCGTGGCTCCTAA
- the folB gene encoding dihydroneopterin aldolase, whose amino-acid sequence MDRILIEALSVDTVIGVYDWERSIQQSLSLDLVLATDIRSAATTDDLRLTLDYAAICQRIQQFADVHQFALVETFAERLAECLRTEFPITWLRLTVRKPGAVANAVSVGLEITRGNLPEATQELSV is encoded by the coding sequence ATGGATCGCATTTTGATTGAAGCGTTAAGCGTCGATACCGTGATTGGTGTCTACGACTGGGAGCGCTCGATTCAACAGTCGCTAAGCTTAGACTTGGTCCTGGCGACCGATATTCGCTCGGCGGCGACCACCGACGATTTACGTCTCACCCTGGATTACGCCGCTATCTGCCAGCGCATTCAGCAGTTTGCCGATGTCCATCAGTTCGCCCTCGTAGAAACCTTCGCCGAACGCCTCGCGGAGTGTCTGCGTACGGAGTTTCCCATCACTTGGCTGCGCTTGACGGTACGTAAACCGGGCGCGGTTGCCAACGCCGTTAGCGTCGGCCTAGAAATTACCCGCGGCAACCTGCCGGAGGCAACCCAGGAGCTCAGCGTATGA
- the folK gene encoding 2-amino-4-hydroxy-6-hydroxymethyldihydropteridine diphosphokinase, with the protein MNLVTVSLGSNIHPTRHIRCCLDALTDTFGPLQISRVFESEPVGFADSRNFYNLVVAFQSAWTPGELQAWGKQLEIEHGRLPDITKFSPRALDIDLLTVGSLCGTVDGVALPRSEITHNAFVLQPLAELLPEQRHPSCGKPYAALWSAFELGNQRLWAVDFSWRGRWISQADEQPLLAAARR; encoded by the coding sequence ATGAACCTGGTGACCGTTAGCTTAGGCAGCAATATTCACCCTACTCGGCATATTCGCTGCTGCCTGGATGCGCTTACCGACACCTTCGGCCCCCTGCAGATATCTCGCGTGTTTGAAAGCGAACCGGTCGGCTTCGCCGACAGCCGCAATTTCTATAATTTGGTGGTGGCATTTCAAAGCGCCTGGACGCCCGGGGAACTTCAGGCGTGGGGTAAGCAACTGGAAATAGAGCATGGCCGCCTGCCCGACATTACCAAATTTAGTCCCCGCGCGCTGGATATCGACCTGCTCACCGTGGGTAGTCTCTGCGGCACTGTAGACGGCGTCGCCCTACCGCGAAGCGAAATCACCCATAACGCATTTGTGTTACAGCCGCTTGCTGAGCTGCTGCCTGAGCAGCGTCACCCCAGCTGCGGCAAGCCCTATGCCGCGCTATGGAGCGCCTTTGAGCTTGGTAACCAACGCCTTTGGGCGGTGGATTTCAGCTGGCGCGGCCGCTGGATCTCCCAAGCGGATGAACAGCCCCTACTGGCGGCGGCACGCCGGTAA
- a CDS encoding polynucleotide adenylyltransferase → MKATNSDPRLAGLKVYRVGGAVRDELLGWPVYDNDWVVVGATPEAMRKRGFKPVGRDFPVFLHPESAEEYALARTERKSGHGYAGFEVHASPDVSLEEDLLRRDLTINAIAQSTEGELTDPFNGQGDIERRVLRHISSAFSEDPLRVLRTARFLARYASLGFTIAPETLTLMRQVSHSGELEHLAAERVWVETEKALGEPSPEVYFTTLESCDALNVWWPELVGEALVKGLAAMAQVPDSDMFSLAHWRHAQLVSPLTADQRDALSERLKLPNAVAQLARHTALTYSLINHSLTNHALLADALEGPSVLRWLERLDGWRKPEQVEAQLALVKVVAPEQVGPLESAWQAAREVSPQALIAEGYQGAALGEALRERRGQAVEAALTK, encoded by the coding sequence GTGAAAGCGACCAACAGTGATCCCCGTTTAGCGGGTTTAAAAGTGTATCGGGTGGGCGGCGCCGTGCGCGATGAGTTACTCGGCTGGCCGGTTTACGACAATGACTGGGTCGTGGTGGGCGCTACGCCGGAGGCCATGCGCAAGCGCGGCTTTAAGCCCGTGGGGCGAGACTTTCCGGTCTTCCTGCATCCAGAGAGCGCCGAGGAGTACGCCCTGGCCCGCACCGAACGCAAGTCTGGCCACGGCTATGCCGGATTTGAAGTACACGCCAGCCCCGATGTCAGCCTGGAAGAGGATCTGCTGCGGCGTGATTTAACCATTAACGCCATTGCGCAGAGCACTGAGGGCGAATTAACCGACCCGTTTAATGGTCAAGGTGATATCGAGCGGCGGGTGTTACGGCATATTTCCTCGGCGTTTAGCGAAGACCCACTGCGGGTACTGCGTACCGCGCGCTTTCTGGCCCGCTATGCATCGTTGGGCTTTACCATTGCCCCTGAAACCCTGACGCTAATGCGTCAGGTGAGCCACAGCGGCGAACTTGAGCACCTAGCTGCCGAGCGGGTGTGGGTCGAAACGGAAAAAGCGCTGGGTGAGCCAAGCCCGGAGGTCTATTTCACCACCCTTGAAAGTTGCGACGCGCTCAACGTGTGGTGGCCAGAATTGGTGGGCGAAGCGTTAGTGAAGGGCTTGGCGGCGATGGCTCAGGTGCCTGATAGCGACATGTTCTCATTAGCTCACTGGCGCCATGCGCAGCTGGTATCGCCGCTAACCGCTGATCAGCGCGATGCTTTATCGGAACGACTCAAACTGCCCAATGCCGTTGCCCAATTAGCTCGCCATACCGCACTTACCTATTCTTTAATAAACCATTCGCTAACAAACCATGCACTGCTTGCCGACGCATTAGAGGGCCCCAGCGTGCTGCGTTGGCTGGAGCGTTTGGATGGTTGGCGTAAGCCAGAGCAGGTCGAAGCGCAGCTGGCGTTAGTCAAGGTGGTGGCGCCAGAGCAAGTTGGCCCGCTCGAAAGCGCCTGGCAGGCTGCCCGGGAGGTTAGCCCCCAGGCACTCATAGCCGAGGGGTATCAAGGAGCAGCGCTGGGCGAGGCCTTGCGAGAGCGCCGCGGGCAGGCCGTGGAGGCGGCGCTAACCAAGTAA